The stretch of DNA atttttaatttctggCAGCGTCGATTTCCATTTTATccattcttcttctttttcttttggtTTATGTTCCTTTGTGACGGGGTTGTGCGGGAGGTACCATATGTGACTTGACTCATTACTTACATCAATAACTTCCTTTGCATATCCTTTTTGTATATAAGCACTTACTGTTGCTGTATACATCTCATGTAGCTTAGGATCATGTGACAATTTGCGGTGTAATTGATTTAATCGAGCATGTGCTAAAGGCAAATTATTCGGTAATTTTACATTTTCATCCCACCACGGTAATTCAAGTTTGTAGTGTCCATCTTCATAGGCTATTGTTGACTCCATTGTTTTCAAGGCGCGTTTATCCTCCAAAGACATGCATACTTTCTCCGTGTTAGGCTTATCGAGAAAATCAGTGGTCCAAAGTCGCTCTAACTGCTGCTGCAAAAGTACATTATCTGCATGCTCAAAATTGATGTTAACTACATCACTGGTGCTTGTGTTGTTGATTGGTCCTCTAACGATCCATCCTAAGCGTGTTCGTACGGCATATGGCTCATGACTACTTCCTGAACGCACTTCTATGGGAATGTGTGCTTCTGGTGTATCGGTGCCTATTAGAAGCAGAACTTTATTGCTGCTTATTTCTGGTATATAAATATCTGACAAGTGTTTAATACTCttaatatctttattatttgCGGTTGAGTGTGTCGATATCGGTAGGTTTTTAACGGACCATACCTTACTAAGTGTTATCGGACAGTTGCTGCCAACTGATTGTACATGTAAGTCAACCTCTTGACCTTCATGTCGGACTCGCTGTGCTGTTGCTGTTGTCATTTTAAATGTAACCGGTCTACTTTCGGTTTCTAGCATTTTTATCAAACGCTCGTCACATAACGTTTTATCCGCTCTATCATCAATCAAGGCATAAGTTTGGCAAGTTTTCCCATTTGACCCTTTAACCTCGACGGGTATAATTCCTAGACAATTCTTAATAACTGTCCCGGCGGATGAACAATTGATGCTTACCTTTGTAGCCGTGTGATCAGTGTTGTTATTTTTACCCCAACTATGCATTAAAATGTGATGTTTAGAGCTACAATTTTCTACAGTACACATTTTAGCTTTTCTACAGTCCCTTGaaaaatgtttaccctttaaacaattaaaacatagCTTAGCAGTTCTTACAAAATTGACTCTATCGGTTAAATTCATAGACTTGAATTTTACACACAATTCTAAATTATTACATGTACCATTACAATAAATACATTTACGATCTTGTGTCGTAGCCTTGCTGACATACATATTATTAGAAGCAAATGTAGATACCTTCTCTCTTGTATTCATATCAGTATGTTTGTCTATATCTTTTCTATATGCATTTGAGTTCTCTCTTACGAGATCTAGACCAAACATTGACGAAGCTAGACGAgactttttatcaataaaatttgcTAAATCAGAAAATCTAGGTTCTCTACCATTTTCAGTTATGGAATGAGCAATATCAACCCATTTTACCCTTAAATGCATAGGTAAACGCTTTACAATCTTTCTAAGATTATCAGTATTATCTATATCAGAAACATATCCTAATTGTGATAAAGTTATCTCACACTTTTGCATTTCAAGAGCTAATTTTGAAAGTGACTCAAAATCTGACGCCTTTATCGGAGCACCATATACAAGATTTTCTATATATGACCTAACTATCATGTGTGACCTGCCATAACGTGAGTGTAAAATAGACCTAGCACGTTCATAACCCTCTTTCTCTAACAATACACAATCTTCTATCGAAGATTTAGCCTCACCTTTACAATACtgaattaaataacttaactttaACTGATCATCTGTAACtctacattcaacattcgtttcaaagTTCTTTATGAATTTGCAGTAATCTGTGGGTTTTCCATCAAAAGTCAAAAGTTCAGGTTTAGGTAGATTGAATCCTTCTTGTAGCGTTGATGCTAATCTTTGGAATGCAGTATCGATGCTGCTGTTTGACTGTAAACTTCCGGCAGTGGTGCACTCTATCCTTGAAATGGCATTTTCTGTACTCTTTGTTGTAACATGTTCATTGTTATTAAGTGTCTTATTTTCTGTGTTTAACGGCACGTTTATATTCTGATAGTTCTTAAATGTTACCTCggtatcttcttcttcttccttttGCCACACAGATTCTTCCAACTTGCTTCTTCTAGCTGACTTTTTCTTTCTAACATCTGTTCTTTCATTTCTATTTCTCGACGTGCGCGTTCTAGTTCTTGCTTTTCTGCCATTTTCTTCACTTGAACCTCGGCCTTTAAGCGGTTAGCCCTCGCTAGCTTCAGCCTATACTGTGTTGACGATGAAGTCCGAGACACAGACGTAATACGGCTATTCTTGTCTTCTTCCTCTTTTGCCTTTTCGGGTTCGCGTATCCACTCATTATATCTTTCACGGAATTCTATGAAATTTTTCTGTGAGCTGTCAAAGTTTATTTCTAATGTCTCTATTATATCCGAATTTGCACAAAAATCCAAACATTCCAAATGTGCAGCTTTAAAGTGTTCATAGCGGTCACACAATTTTGTGAATAATATTTTCACAGTTTCCACATTATCACGTGAAATCATCTTTGTTTCCAATTCATTGTATAACTTAGTAAGCTGAGACAAATTAACTGTCCTTTTCTTCCGGGATTCTTCATACGCTCGCTCCGCTTCTTCACTATCCATCTTTTTGGAGAAATCGAGAATTGTAACGGATCACATCAATCAGGCATCAAATAAGGCGATAATTCGAGTATGCGGTCTATATAAGTAtcttttattcttcaaaatacatttaattttggcTTCTTATACTATATATCATATCAACCGATTCTCTAcaatagaatacaaatacacataaacatacatcgtaagtaaaaatataacttaaaacaCTAAAATCATAATACTAAACAAACAATAAGAAACACTTTCTTTCACGCTTAATGAATAACTTgttaaattaaaagttaattgaataaatattactttataaatacttttacaattcttcatatttcttccttaaataaatattgttcttaaaaatgtacataaattatcTCTTACCGATTATGATCTCTCTATAAAAATAACGATGTGTCTCCGAAtatcaaataatttgtaatgaatAAAAACTAGACAACGTAACTAACGTACGTAAAAGGCTAAAcgtcataaaactttaaaaacggGAAATATAACAATTCATAAGAGCGCAACGTTACATGTATGCGCAAATACCCAAAAATCGTATCTACaagtattacaaataaaataaataacttcagTAATAATAAATGAAGTAACCCAACAATTTGGAATTACATTTCAAATCTAACAGATAAGTTTATAAAACTTGGCAAAAATAACCTTCATACAAAGTCTAACCAAATGTCATTTTTGAAAAGAGAGGTCAATTAACTCGTTTTCAAGTCAAATCAGTCTGAATAATTTAATtagttgaaaaaatatataagtttgacgatgtaaaaaataatattttactttagCAACTTcattatataacaaaacaatgatGGTCAAATTGTCGATTATATACACATTTACTTAGAACAAGTAGTTATATTAAAGAAAATGACAGTATGCAGACAGTATGGCAGTATACATTTGTAGAATGGTTTTCTTGCAATCAAATTTCAAGCTTTGGCTATTGGACAAAACACAAGTGATACAAttaatttatttagttttgatCTGGTTGATGTTGAATGTTTGTCCATGAAATAGTCAAATCCATGGTGTATGGGAGGTAACTCCTGATATTTATCAGAATCCTATGAAAATCATACTTTTTATAGAATAAATCTGTTGCACTAGAATGTTTTCACAACATTGATGACATTTTCCCTCACCATTATAGACTTAAAACAATGATTACTTTGTTTTCACTTACCTTGCATGCGTTAAAGATTGTCATTAATTAACATTGTTTTACCTGTTCATGTCATTAGACAAgtcaaaaactaaaacaaaatgtttgccTACacagcaattgaaaatttattcttattttcataaacGCAAAATGTATTTACTATACATTTAGCTTTTCTAAAATAAATGGACTAACATAGCTTAtaatcattaatatattttaaaaaggatCCAAGTAGAAGCAAGACACCTATTCCGTTATAGAGGGATTCTGCTATGATTCTAGGTTAATTGCATTCATAATTTCATTACAGATTTTGTTAATTCCAAGCTGCACAGTTCACTGCGATAAACAGTTCAATATAAGAAGGTTGTcctgaatatgtatatatatatgtaggactctaaagtgcgatggtactctaaagtgcgatggtcacgctaaagtgcgatggtctacgctaaagtacgatggtgtatcacgctaaagtgcgatggctgtttgttcgctaaagtacgatggctgtttgttcgctaaagtacgatggctTATAACCCTAAAGTGCGATGGACTAAAAGGGTAATTTTAAAGGGCTTAAAGCATTAAAGAACACGGATTTAAAAAATAGTCTTCTTGCGAAAGCTAGTACAaggttttatgacatatttgataggCTTTATAATTACCGGTAGGCTTAAGTGatcattgttttaaattaagaaTAACGACCACGTAATAATTGCTAAAATGGTAATTTAGGTGTGACAAAAATCTATATAtcctgtatatgttttttttttaaattcaggccGGTATCACATATTTTGATAATTGGTGTAGCTTGCTGTTTACACAGTATACCACTAATGTGAACTTCAAAGTcgtcattgtaaattacaaatacaaaattcgttcTAATTTTTTAGCAGACAATTTATGATTTACGCATGGAAACATGACGTACCTTTATTTTACCGActttacttttcattaaaatcgACATTATTTGAACGGGGAAGGCAAAGtaaactgcaacataaacaaTTATTTCAATGTATCCGTTAGCTTCAAATAGAAATAGGATAAAGGATACTTATGCGTTATACGtttgtatctgtatagtaagaTGGTCGACTGCGGGACAAAAGTCCTTCTTCTAGCaccgaaaaaaaaaccacatttgcTTCAGCCGACAAAACATGGTTATCATGTTTAAATTGAACATTTGCCTTAAAGTTGTTTAtcaaatattctacatttatctttcggcatgttcattttttgtttgtataaaacaCTGTTCACGTCATAATCCATAGTACGTTAattacgtctatactttcgcggaccatcgcactttagcgtgtgtagtcatcgtactttagcgtagaccatcgcactttagcgtggccattgtactttagcgtccccatcgcactttagagtcctacatatatatatatatatatttttattctgacAAACCTTCGTCAATACAATGGTATACAGAAGTTACATGTAATAAATAGCACAGTTATAAATTAGAGAAAACATGATATGTACACTATTTACAAATACAAGTTAAAAAGGGTCGGTCTGAATATGGAAGTTGCATgaaattatagatataattgcAATAAACTACATTGTACAGGTTTTATGAAATCTTACTTCATAGATGCtactacaatcatgacaatagttttataattcatttaaaaaaagattttatggAAAGTTTTTCTAATACTTGTACTGAAAACAAATTTCAGTTAGAGTTTCTTACATAATAAACATTGACAGTCTTTGTCCAAAGGTTGAATGTAACCTGTTACTAAATGCCTGTAATAAAGTACAACTTACAATTTTTAAATCATCCTGGTACAATATGGTTTCAATGAAACACTAAAATGTACATGACaaattattcaaaatccaatttttttatagattcataagcattttaattgaaaaaaactggtatacattttcttattttataatgtTGGATTTTTCATGATTTATAAATAGTTAGttagtttaggggccagctgaaggacgcctccgggtgcgggaatttctcgctacattgaagacctgttggtgaccctctgctgttgttttttatttggtcgggttgttgtctctttgacacattccccatttccattctcaattttattctatcaCTGCATCATTTGCGATACTATATTTCTCTCTAGAcagtaaagtttttaaaatttaaatgccaAGAGTGCAgaaattttgtattgaaatttgaaaaacatttgGTGGTAGAGTCTTTTTCTCTTATACTTTTAGATGATATGTATAAACCTTCTTTTCCTGAAACTGCAAATATGAGTTCCTTCTGCTAATTACCTCATCAGACATAGTCACATTTTTTCGTGACATCTCAATTGGAAATTCAGAGAATAGCAAGAAAATTTGACTTCatataaataattgaattttaatCTGGCGAAGGAGTAAtgagatcaaacaaaccacatgatgatttaataaaaataatcagaTGTGCCATCAAAGACATGATTTTTCAAAAagcttgacttggtacaggctcaAATTCTGGCTAGGCTAAACCTGTATTTCTTGCACACAAACTGTCCTTTTACCTACCAATATGATATGTTGTGAAAATAAGAACAACAATACAAACTTGCTTTGATTTTTTCCCTATAAAAATGACTACTTGTGCATgtttatacataaaaataaaaaagacaaaaaataaaagtgtgaAGCAGGCCAGGATCAAACATGGTTTATATTTCAGCATCCCATTATTCTCTATCCAGACCCTCTGAAAACTAAATAGCTGTTACATATTTCAGTGTCAATAGATTATTGCAACATGTTGATACACATTACacacaatttatgattattttatacATTGCAGTACATGTTTGCTGCCAGTTTTTGCAATAACATAAATGAaccatattttcattgtgatcaTCATGGTGGGGGTTTACTTTGGTGATACAGTGAAGAGATGATTAACTGTCTACACAGTAAATTAAGGCTGGATAGAGTAATCAAGTAAATATCAATTCTAGCATATATACTCTAACTTAATTATAAGTATTCAATAGAAATCAAACTTTAAGTCAGTTTCAAACTCAAAATTTGACTTTGTAAAACGAAAACTCTTCATGTGAATTTTTAGATAATTTAGATAATTTAATTGATTGGTAATTTgagtttatgaaaataaaattgtcttatttttttttcagattaaaaGAAAATGTCTGCTTTTCTACGAACTTTTAGTCTACCATCATTTATTGGTTTGGGTGGATATGGATTGTATGTTATTGCCAGGAATACTATATTTCTTGGACAGGAGGACCTACAGTTGTGTGATTATTATAGTCAACCAATAGAAATGTCTACTGAACTGAAGGACATAGAAAAAGAGGTAAAAGAAATATGTactatgtttatttttgttatgtcCTGTTTGAACAGTTCTTGACAGAACTTCAAACTGTCAGAAGATAGGAAAATATTTAATTCCTTGATCACATAAAACTGAGGACACTAAGAAACAATCATCACAAAGCTGATGACAGTTTTGTCTTGCCTGCAAATATTGTCACTTAActacataaaattaaaataaaattgagaatggaaatggggaatgtgccaaagagacaacaacccgaccatagaaaaaaaaaaactacatacatGTTATAGAAACAATTAATGCTAATCCTTGTCTTTTGATATTAAAAACTTTGACCATGAATGTCTTTGACAAGTTAGGTAACAGTTAAGTGTTTAGGCCTCTGTTGATTTTTCAGTCTAGAGGGGCATAGGTGGTGTTTGTGCATTATCATTTGGCAGAAAAACCTTCTGAAacaactttttgatatttttctatgGGGTTCATGCTTTATTGACCATGATTCAAGTTTATTCAattgttcatgtacatgtatgtttgatTTAGGGAATAACTTTGATTTGTATATTATGTTTCTTCAAGATTAGGTCACACTTAATTTAtgtttcatacttttcatttctAAATCATTTAAATCTATGTTCAGAACAAGGAAAACTTTATAATCATAgattttttgtagttttactctggtaatttttttaaatacacgtGTAGTACTCTAGACATTCTTTTGCAAGAAATTGATATACATAATTACATATGTTTTTTAATTATGAATGATCTGTCAGTGTATTAACTACTTGAAAactattgttttcttttattgtagaTTATACTGAAATTGGATTGGGAAGTGAAGTTGTTAGCCAATATCCGATTATTTATGAGCGAAGAGATTGAGATGTGTCATAGAGGTTTGATAAATGCCAAAGGTGGTGCTATAATAGGAATACCACAGACATTTCACTGCCATAAAGTCAGTGATATCTCATGTTGGGATGATATCTGTAAATATTATAACATTTCTGTTGACAAATCATCACCTGAGAGTGCAAAAGAACTTGGAGAAGCATTAATCCTTAGTAACAAAGCGAAAAAATTTGCTATTGCACGagaagtatttttagccaaaagtCATCATAAGTTTATGCCGCTATTATTTATGTTTTCGTCAGGATTCCTTACATACACTGTGTGGTACTATTTGGACAAGCCATTGAAATCAAAAGCATTAATTAGAAATTGTGTGCATATATTTGGCATTCTGTTGATGGTAAAATTGTACttagaaatgatgattgtttatACACGTAGACTAGAACGCAAAGTTGATGTGGAAGCTTGTAAGATGGAGGAAGATTATGCTAAAGGTGGAATTGAATATTATGATAAACTAATTAAAACTCGGCAGGTTGTAAGTCACCTGCAGAATGACAAGGAACTAAGCATAATAGATCAAATGTTAAGTACTATTTCAAGCTTTTCCAGAAGTCGTCATTTAACATTAGAGGACAGGAGAAAAACTGTTGAGAATTATGTAAACAAATTGACTGAAGATCAGAAATCAACAAATAGTTAAAATAGGACTTGATAATAGTATATGATTTTAGAGATACATGATTAAAGTGTTTTGTTTTGGACGTGTTCCTACTTTTAAAGCCACACATCATGTCTGTATTTGTATTGCAAAGAAATTACATTAATGCCTTTGAAATTTGTGATTTGTGGTTTGAAATAACTTAAGTCTATGGagtgtgaatataaaaaagaagatgtggtataattgccaatgagacaactctccacaagagtccaaatgacacagatattaacaactaaaggtgactgtagggccttcaacaatgagcaaagccaataccacatagccagctataaaagga from Mytilus galloprovincialis chromosome 2, xbMytGall1.hap1.1, whole genome shotgun sequence encodes:
- the LOC143065172 gene encoding transmembrane protein 177-like, coding for MSAFLRTFSLPSFIGLGGYGLYVIARNTIFLGQEDLQLCDYYSQPIEMSTELKDIEKEIILKLDWEVKLLANIRLFMSEEIEMCHRGLINAKGGAIIGIPQTFHCHKVSDISCWDDICKYYNISVDKSSPESAKELGEALILSNKAKKFAIAREVFLAKSHHKFMPLLFMFSSGFLTYTVWYYLDKPLKSKALIRNCVHIFGILLMVKLYLEMMIVYTRRLERKVDVEACKMEEDYAKGGIEYYDKLIKTRQVVSHLQNDKELSIIDQMLSTISSFSRSRHLTLEDRRKTVENYVNKLTEDQKSTNS